A window from Roseburia sp. 499 encodes these proteins:
- a CDS encoding carbohydrate kinase family protein produces MDVVALGELLVDFTENGSSNQGNKMFEANPGGAPCNVLAMLQKLGKKTAFIGKVGDDSFGHTLVSAVKEQGIDVQGLCYDKQIPTTLAFVQTAIDGDRSFSFYRNPGADMMLKKEEVDEKILKETRIFHFGSLSMTDELCEAATKYAIETAKQNGALISFDPNLRKPLWSDMKKAKEKILYGISMCDVLKISDDEILFLTDEKDIDKGVKKLIDKYQIPFVCATMGRKGSKAFYDGKVTEAEPFLRDDTIETTGAGDTFCACLLNDVLENGIKSRTEKSVYEMLRFANAAASIITTRKGALRVMPEKDEILQLIKKS; encoded by the coding sequence ATGGACGTTGTAGCTTTAGGTGAATTATTAGTTGATTTTACTGAAAATGGAAGCAGTAATCAGGGAAATAAGATGTTTGAGGCAAATCCAGGAGGAGCACCATGCAATGTACTTGCAATGCTTCAAAAGCTTGGAAAAAAGACAGCATTTATTGGAAAAGTTGGAGATGATTCTTTTGGTCATACATTAGTGTCCGCAGTGAAAGAACAGGGAATTGATGTTCAGGGGCTTTGTTATGATAAACAGATACCGACTACACTGGCATTTGTCCAGACAGCCATAGATGGAGACAGAAGTTTTTCTTTTTATCGAAATCCTGGAGCTGATATGATGCTGAAAAAAGAAGAGGTAGATGAAAAGATTTTGAAAGAAACCCGGATTTTCCATTTTGGAAGTCTTTCTATGACAGATGAACTATGTGAAGCTGCTACAAAATATGCGATTGAAACAGCAAAACAAAATGGGGCGCTCATTTCGTTTGACCCTAATTTGCGGAAACCATTGTGGAGCGATATGAAAAAAGCAAAAGAAAAGATATTATATGGAATCAGCATGTGTGATGTGTTGAAAATTTCAGATGATGAAATTCTATTTTTGACGGATGAAAAAGATATTGATAAAGGTGTGAAAAAGCTAATAGATAAATATCAGATACCATTTGTTTGTGCAACAATGGGCCGAAAAGGAAGTAAAGCTTTTTATGATGGAAAGGTAACAGAGGCAGAACCATTTCTAAGAGATGATACTATTGAAACTACTGGTGCAGGCGATACATTCTGTGCATGTTTATTAAATGATGTCTTAGAAAATGGAATCAAAAGCAGAACGGAAAAAAGTGTTTATGAAATGTTGCGGTTTGCAAATGCAGCTGCATCAATCATCACAACCAGAAAGGGTGCACTCAGAGTGATGCCAGAGAAGGATGAAATTTTGCAACTAATAAAAAAATCTTGA
- a CDS encoding MATE family efflux transporter, with protein MSRMGTVPVNKLMLSMGIPMILSMVLQAVYNIVDSAFVSNMQTNGEAALNALTLAFPVQMLMVAIGIGTGVGTNALLAKSLGQGNKEKASKVAGNAIFLAFIIYIVFLLFGVFGVKAYINTQTKNPLIKDMAVEYLSICCIISFGIVFFSIFEKLLQATGRSYLSTTAQIGGAVANMILDPIFIYGYFGVPEFGVKGAAYATVIGQIISMLLGLIFHLKYNKEITNGIKYMKPDRKVIKGIYSIGLPAIIAQALMSVMTYGLNIILGGISEAAVTAYGLYYKIQQFILFAAFGLRDAITPIVSFNHGMQSKSRVSAGIKYGMMYTLVIMCIGLAIIEIFANPFAAVFGLSGETQELCISAMHVISISFIFAGANIAYQGIFQALDSGIESLVLSVCRQFLFVIPVAWGFAQIVKQNSMDMIWIVWSTFPIAEIVTVIIAYFFMRRIRKNKIEVLEG; from the coding sequence ATGAGTAGAATGGGAACAGTCCCGGTAAACAAACTGATGTTATCCATGGGAATTCCTATGATTTTATCTATGGTACTACAGGCAGTTTATAATATTGTAGACAGTGCCTTTGTATCTAACATGCAGACGAATGGAGAGGCAGCACTGAATGCATTGACACTGGCATTTCCGGTGCAGATGCTGATGGTTGCTATTGGAATCGGAACTGGAGTAGGAACTAATGCACTTTTAGCAAAAAGTCTTGGACAAGGTAATAAGGAAAAAGCAAGTAAAGTGGCCGGAAATGCAATCTTTTTAGCATTTATTATCTATATTGTATTCTTGCTATTCGGAGTATTTGGAGTAAAGGCATATATCAATACCCAGACCAAGAATCCATTAATTAAAGATATGGCTGTAGAATATTTGTCTATTTGTTGTATTATTTCTTTTGGTATTGTATTTTTCTCTATATTTGAGAAATTATTACAGGCAACAGGACGTTCTTATCTTTCTACTACCGCACAGATTGGTGGAGCAGTGGCAAATATGATTTTAGATCCAATTTTTATTTATGGATATTTTGGAGTACCGGAATTTGGTGTAAAAGGTGCAGCATATGCTACCGTAATCGGACAGATTATTTCCATGTTACTGGGATTGATTTTCCATTTGAAATATAACAAAGAAATAACCAATGGTATAAAATATATGAAGCCAGATAGAAAAGTTATTAAGGGAATTTATTCCATTGGACTTCCTGCTATTATTGCACAGGCGTTGATGTCTGTTATGACATACGGACTTAATATTATACTGGGTGGTATCTCAGAAGCAGCAGTAACTGCTTATGGATTATATTATAAGATTCAGCAGTTTATTCTGTTTGCGGCATTTGGTTTGAGAGATGCCATTACACCCATTGTTTCATTCAATCATGGAATGCAGAGCAAGTCTCGTGTTTCAGCTGGAATTAAGTATGGTATGATGTATACTCTTGTGATTATGTGTATTGGACTGGCAATCATTGAAATATTTGCAAATCCATTTGCAGCAGTGTTTGGATTATCCGGAGAGACACAAGAACTTTGTATCAGCGCAATGCATGTAATTTCCATCAGTTTCATATTTGCCGGAGCCAATATTGCATATCAGGGAATTTTCCAGGCGCTGGATAGTGGAATAGAATCACTGGTTCTCTCTGTATGTCGACAGTTTTTATTTGTTATCCCAGTAGCATGGGGATTTGCGCAAATTGTAAAACAGAATTCCATGGACATGATTTGGATTGTATGGAGTACATTCCCAATTGCAGAAATTGTAACAGTTATTATTGCATATTTCTTTATGAGAAGAATTCGCAAAAATAAAATTGAAGTATTGGAGGGATAA
- a CDS encoding cytidylate kinase-like family protein: MSKRIITISREFGSGGRYLGEKIAERLGMDYYDKEILVKVAEKTGLSQKYIEKVGEGAPIKNHFAYSFVGRNSAGASLEDYMDSMQREVILESVEKGPCVIVGRCADFILRDRTDVLNIFVCGNDKEKTARIMELHNLSEAEAHKLMKETNKKRRVHYEYYTEQRWGEAGNYSICLNSSDIGYEKCIEIICDLASR; the protein is encoded by the coding sequence ATGAGTAAAAGAATTATTACAATTAGTAGAGAGTTTGGTAGCGGCGGAAGATATTTAGGCGAAAAAATCGCAGAACGTCTGGGTATGGATTATTACGACAAAGAAATTCTGGTAAAGGTGGCAGAGAAAACAGGACTTTCTCAGAAATATATTGAAAAGGTAGGAGAAGGCGCACCTATTAAAAATCATTTTGCTTATAGCTTTGTTGGAAGAAACAGTGCCGGGGCGTCTTTGGAAGATTATATGGATTCCATGCAGCGGGAAGTAATTTTAGAATCTGTAGAAAAGGGACCATGTGTCATTGTAGGAAGATGTGCAGATTTTATCTTAAGAGATAGAACAGATGTCCTGAATATTTTTGTTTGCGGAAATGATAAAGAAAAAACAGCCAGAATTATGGAACTGCATAATCTTTCCGAAGCAGAAGCACACAAATTAATGAAAGAAACCAACAAAAAACGTCGGGTGCATTATGAATATTATACCGAACAGCGATGGGGTGAAGCTGGTAATTATAGTATCTGCCTTAATAGCAGTGATATTGGTTATGAGAAATGCATAGAGATTATTTGCGATTTAGCAAGTAGATGA
- a CDS encoding ABC transporter substrate-binding protein yields MKKFLSIILTLSMVSALLIGCTGNTSKEDTSKKEDTKESTSQEEKTTTANPVDVNIAALNGPTGMGMVYFMSQAESDKITDNNYNFTIAASADEITPLIVQGKIDIAAVPANLASVLYNNTEGEVCVLAINTLGVLYIVENGETINSVEDLRGKTIYASGKGSTPEYALNYILTQNGIDPNTDVTIEYKSEHAECLSALMADENGIAMLPQPFVTTAMTKSDTIRVALDLTSEWEKLSADDEEGSALITGVVVARKAFIEENPDAVSTFLKHYEESVEYVNTNIDEAAELIGSYGIVTTEVAQKAIPACNITFIAGEEMKEKLSGYLNVLFEQNSASVGGQLPDDEFYFSN; encoded by the coding sequence ATGAAAAAATTTTTATCGATTATATTGACGTTATCAATGGTATCTGCACTTCTTATCGGCTGTACAGGAAATACATCAAAAGAAGACACTTCCAAGAAAGAAGATACAAAAGAGAGTACTTCGCAAGAGGAGAAAACCACTACAGCAAATCCGGTAGATGTAAATATTGCAGCATTAAATGGACCGACAGGTATGGGCATGGTCTACTTTATGTCCCAGGCAGAGTCAGACAAAATAACAGATAATAATTATAATTTTACAATTGCAGCATCTGCTGATGAGATTACACCTTTAATTGTACAGGGGAAGATAGATATTGCAGCTGTTCCGGCAAATCTTGCATCTGTCCTTTATAATAATACGGAAGGTGAGGTTTGTGTACTTGCAATAAATACGCTTGGTGTTTTGTATATTGTTGAAAATGGAGAAACTATCAATTCAGTGGAAGATTTAAGAGGAAAGACCATATACGCAAGCGGTAAGGGATCTACTCCGGAATATGCATTAAATTATATTTTGACCCAAAATGGAATTGACCCAAATACAGATGTTACGATAGAATATAAAAGTGAGCATGCAGAATGCCTTTCTGCTCTGATGGCAGATGAAAATGGAATTGCTATGCTTCCGCAGCCTTTTGTAACAACAGCTATGACAAAAAGTGATACCATAAGAGTAGCGCTTGACCTGACCAGCGAGTGGGAAAAACTTTCCGCAGATGACGAAGAAGGTTCTGCACTTATAACAGGTGTTGTTGTTGCGCGCAAGGCATTTATTGAAGAAAATCCGGATGCCGTAAGTACATTTCTTAAGCACTACGAGGAATCCGTAGAATATGTTAATACAAACATAGATGAAGCTGCTGAGCTTATCGGCAGTTATGGTATTGTAACTACTGAGGTAGCGCAAAAAGCCATTCCTGCCTGCAATATAACCTTTATTGCTGGTGAAGAAATGAAAGAAAAGCTTTCCGGATACTTAAATGTTCTTTTTGAACAGAACAGTGCTTCCGTAGGCGGGCAGCTTCCTGATGATGAATTTTATTTTAGTAATTAG